Proteins co-encoded in one Dama dama isolate Ldn47 chromosome 2, ASM3311817v1, whole genome shotgun sequence genomic window:
- the CFL1 gene encoding cofilin-1, producing MASGVAVSDGVIKVFNDMKVRKSSTPEEVKKRKKAVLFCLSEDKKNIILEEGKEILVGDVGQTVDDPYATFVKMLPDKDCRYALYDATYETKESKKEDLVFIFWAPECAPLKSKMIYASSKDAIKKKLTGIKHELQANCYEEVKDRCTLAEKLGGSAVISLEGKPL from the exons GCCTCCGGTGTGGCTGTCTCTGATGGGGTCATCAAAGTGTTCAACGACATGAAAGTGCGTAAGTCGTCGACACCAGAGGAAGTGAAGAAGCGCAAGAAGGCGGTGCTCTTCTGCCTGAGTGAGGACAAGAAGAACatcatcctggaggagggcaaggagaTCCTGGTGGGTGACGTGGGCCAGACAGTAGACGACCCTTATGCCACCTTTGTCAAGATGCTGCCAGACAAGGACTGCCGCTACGCCCTCTATGACGCAACCTATGAGACCAAGGAGAGCAAGAAGGAGGACCTGGTGTTCATCTTCTG GGCCCCTGAGTGTGCACCCCTTAAGAGCAAAATGATCTATGCCAGCTCCAAGGATGCCATCAAGAAGAAGCTGACAG GGATCAAGCATGAATTACAAGCAAACTGCTACGAAGAGGTCAAGGACCGCTGCACCCTTGCAGAGAAGCTGGGGGGCAGCGCCGTCATCTCCCTGGAGGGCAAGCCTTTGTGA
- the SNX32 gene encoding LOW QUALITY PROTEIN: sorting nexin-32 (The sequence of the model RefSeq protein was modified relative to this genomic sequence to represent the inferred CDS: deleted 6 bases in 4 codons; substituted 3 bases at 3 genomic stop codons), with protein MGVAVVSHVRALPQASSMSVGLQGDSSLQVEISDAVSEERDKVKFIVQTKSCLPHFAQTEFSVMRQHEEFIWLHDAYEGDNERSPSSVLLXADPPAPPRSDFEASKEKLQKLDEEDRSITRQEFAKMKQELEAXLPPVLCGEYLAIFKKTVTIHEVSLQRLAAHPTLCRDHNFFVFLEYSQDLTVRGKNRKEHLGFLRNIMKSADEALITGMSGLKEVDDFFEHERTFLLEYHTCIQDACLWADQVMHSXVHPCLADDYMPISAALSSLGSQEVKPAKDSFFKLAELFERLRELEGQVASNEDLKLSDMLRYYMRDSQAAKDPVPLPAPGLLSWQLLALADYKNANKALDRARTINQVWATESHQPCASRTQPGRLSPVPREPCSDFKSHGSSFHENLTELGELELKHTKASTLLLRSTLVILKGEP; from the exons ATGGGGGTGGCAGTGGTCAGTCACGTCAGGGCCCTCCCACAGGCCTCCTCCATGTCAGTGGGCCTGCAGGGAGACAGCTCCTTGCAGGTGGAGATCTCTGATGCCGTCAGCGAG GAGCGGGacaaggtgaaattcattgttcaGACCAA GAGCTGCCTGCCTCACTTCGCCCAGACTGAGTTCTCCGTCATGCGACAGCATGAGGAGTTCATCTGGCTGCACGATGCCTACGAGGGAG ATAATGAGAGGTCTCCCAGCTCTGTCCTCCTTTGAGCAGATCCCCCTGCCCCTCCACGGTCAGAC TTTGAGGCTTCAAAGGAAAAACTGCAGAAGCTGGATGAGGAAGACCGCTCAATCACACGGCAAGAGTTTGCCAAAATGaagcaggagcttgaagcgtgA CTGCCTCCTGTCCTCTGTGGGGAATACCTGGCTATCTTCAAGAAGACAGTTACGATCCATGAAGTCTCTCTGCAGCGACTGGCAGCTCACCCCACCTTGTGTCGAGACCAcaacttctttgtctttttggAATATAGCCAGGAT CTGACTGTCCGAGGAAAGAACAGGAAGGAGCACCTTGGGTTTCTGAGGAATATCATGAAGTCTGCAGACGAAGCCCTC ATCACTGGGATGTCAGGGCTCAAG GAGGTGGATGACTTCTTTGAGCATGAGAGGACCTTCCTGCTGGAGTACCACACCTGCATCCAGGACGCCTGTCTGTGGGCAGACCAAGTCATGCACTCATGAGT ACACCCATG CCTGGCAGATGATTACATGCCTATCTCAGCTGCACTGAGCAGTCTGGGATCACAGGAAGTCAAACCAGCTAAAGAC AGCTTCTTCAAATTGGCAGAGCTCTTTGAACGGTTAAGG GAGCTGGAGGGCCAAGTGGCCTCT AACGAGGACCTGAAGCTGTCGGATATGCTGAGATACTACATGCGAGACTCCCAGGCAGCCAAG GATCCTGTGCCCTTGCCGGCCCCAGGACTGCTGTCCTGGCAGCTGCTGGCTCTGGCAGACTACAAGAATGCCAACAAGGCGCTGGACAGGGCCCGCACCATCAACCAGGTGTGGGCTACGGAGAGCCATCAACCCTGTGCCTCTCGGACTCAGCCAGGCAGGCTAAGCCCCGTGCCCCGCGAGCCCTGCT CTGACTTCAAATCCCATGGATCTTCCTTCCATGAGAACCTCACTGAGCTGGGCGAGCTGGAGCTCAAACACACCAAA GCCAGCACCCTGCTTCTCCGGAGCACCCTTGTCATCCTCAAGGGGGAGCCTTAG